One window from the genome of Chloroflexota bacterium encodes:
- a CDS encoding 4Fe-4S binding protein, protein MTKHGTKSWTPLLRRLSQLAFGMFILISSVRHSLATTEGSLPSVDAYCPFGGLETLWKLATQGSFISKTHPSNIVLALGLLTGTLLVGGAFCGWVCPFGGLQDLLQWVRRKLRLPEVKVPARLDRVLTYGRYLVLAGILYATIQTGKMWFADYDPYRTIFSLGWLFEFNWAEAWPAYVTSLAILVGALFIPRLWCRYLCPLGAVISLGQRLSIFRIRRNPQTCISCHKCDRVCPAKITVSKKQSVTADCVACLKCVEVCPVKDTLYVGLIVDKTATAAPKEVTA, encoded by the coding sequence GTGACAAAGCACGGCACCAAATCGTGGACACCGCTGCTCAGGAGACTGAGCCAATTGGCCTTTGGAATGTTCATCCTCATCTCAAGTGTCCGCCATTCGTTGGCCACCACCGAGGGATCACTCCCATCTGTTGATGCGTATTGCCCATTCGGCGGGCTGGAGACACTGTGGAAACTGGCAACCCAAGGCTCGTTTATATCAAAAACGCATCCCTCCAACATCGTGCTGGCGTTGGGGCTTCTCACAGGCACGTTGCTTGTGGGGGGCGCCTTCTGCGGGTGGGTTTGCCCCTTCGGCGGACTGCAGGATTTGCTCCAGTGGGTGCGGCGCAAACTGCGGCTCCCCGAGGTAAAGGTTCCCGCGAGGCTGGACAGAGTCCTCACCTACGGGCGCTACCTCGTCCTCGCGGGTATCCTGTATGCCACCATCCAGACGGGGAAAATGTGGTTCGCGGACTATGACCCGTACCGCACGATCTTCAGTCTCGGCTGGCTGTTTGAGTTCAACTGGGCCGAAGCGTGGCCCGCTTACGTAACAAGTCTTGCGATCCTGGTCGGCGCGTTGTTCATCCCGCGGCTGTGGTGCAGGTACCTGTGCCCGCTGGGCGCTGTCATCTCCCTGGGGCAACGGCTCAGCATCTTCCGCATCCGCCGCAACCCGCAGACCTGTATCTCTTGCCACAAGTGCGACAGGGTTTGCCCCGCCAAGATCACCGTGTCCAAGAAGCAAAGCGTAACCGCCGACTGTGTCGCGTGCCTGAAGTGCGTGGAAGTTTGTCCGGTCAAGGATACGCTATACGTGGGGCTGATTGTGGACAAAACGGCGACCGCTGCCCCCAAGGAGGTAACCGCGTGA
- a CDS encoding cobalamin-binding protein, protein MNKRTRILAGALAVLLLIVLIVYLAPRLAGTPQQAAPTATPVPPTATPVPPTPTPAPVQVTDDLGKALTLPKPPQRIISLAPSVTEILFAIGAGDKVVGVQDFSNYPPEAASLPKIGGFPLNYELIASLQPDLCIGADITSPDDIAKLEDLGLKVMIVNRTDLEGIFTNIELVGKAVGMEQSANALAASLRAELQALQDRLKAATTKPRVFVELDETLYTVGPGSFIHPLVELAGGTNIAADANNPYPQLSAEQIIAKDPEVIILTDAAYGVTPEQVKARAGWDQITAVKTGAVYPIDGDIISRPGPRILEGLKALAALIHPELK, encoded by the coding sequence ATGAACAAGCGAACGCGCATTCTGGCAGGCGCGCTGGCCGTCCTGCTGTTGATTGTTCTGATCGTGTACCTCGCGCCGCGGCTGGCGGGGACACCGCAGCAAGCCGCGCCCACGGCAACCCCCGTGCCGCCCACCGCGACACCCGTGCCGCCCACGCCAACGCCCGCCCCGGTTCAGGTTACGGATGACCTGGGCAAGGCGCTGACCCTGCCGAAACCGCCGCAGCGCATCATCTCGCTGGCGCCGAGCGTAACCGAGATTCTGTTCGCCATCGGCGCGGGCGACAAGGTAGTGGGCGTGCAGGACTTCAGCAACTACCCGCCCGAGGCGGCGTCGCTGCCCAAAATCGGCGGGTTCCCGCTCAACTACGAACTCATCGCGTCGCTCCAGCCCGACCTGTGCATCGGCGCGGACATCACCAGCCCCGACGACATCGCCAAACTGGAGGACCTGGGGCTGAAGGTCATGATCGTCAACCGCACCGACCTGGAAGGCATCTTCACTAACATTGAGTTGGTGGGCAAAGCCGTCGGCATGGAGCAGTCGGCCAATGCGCTGGCGGCATCGCTGCGGGCCGAATTGCAGGCGCTCCAGGATCGGCTGAAGGCCGCCACGACCAAGCCGCGCGTCTTCGTGGAACTGGACGAGACGCTGTACACCGTGGGGCCGGGTTCGTTCATCCACCCGCTGGTGGAACTGGCCGGAGGCACGAACATCGCCGCCGACGCCAACAACCCCTACCCTCAACTGAGCGCCGAGCAGATCATCGCCAAAGACCCGGAGGTCATCATCCTGACCGACGCGGCCTACGGCGTTACGCCCGAGCAGGTGAAGGCGCGGGCCGGATGGGATCAGATCACGGCGGTGAAGACGGGAGCGGTGTACCCCATTGATGGCGACATCATCAGCCGCCCAGGGCCGCGCATCCTGGAAGGGCTGAAGGCGCTGGCCGCGCTGATTCACCCGGAGTTGAAGTAG
- a CDS encoding iron chelate uptake ABC transporter family permease subunit yields MRVNWRRRAIVLPVLGGILVGAIVLATAIGSVPLPLGEVVRALASRLTGAAVGGSSDTIIWQIRVPRVLTAAMVGGALSTAGAVFQGLLRNPMADPYIIGTSGGAALGATIALMVPIQMSLFGFTFVSVAAFAGALGAVLVVYNVARVGPRTPVTTLLLTGFALSSVLAAIMSFLMFISNNALRRIILWTMGGLSGAGWTQLAVVIPVVLVALAITYTLAPDLNAFLLGDEQAAALGVHVERRKLAFLGLGSWLTAAAVSVSGLVGFVGLVVPHVVRLIMGPDHRLLLPASTLVGGVFLVLADLLARSLMPPAELPVGIITALVGGPFFIYLLRKARREYSF; encoded by the coding sequence ATGCGCGTAAACTGGAGGCGAAGGGCCATCGTGCTGCCGGTGCTGGGCGGCATTCTGGTCGGGGCCATCGTGCTGGCGACGGCGATAGGCTCGGTGCCGTTGCCGCTGGGCGAGGTGGTGCGCGCCCTCGCCTCCAGACTCACGGGCGCGGCGGTCGGCGGCTCGTCCGACACCATCATCTGGCAGATTCGCGTGCCCCGCGTGCTGACCGCCGCGATGGTGGGTGGGGCGTTGAGCACGGCGGGTGCCGTGTTCCAGGGGCTGCTGCGCAACCCCATGGCCGACCCGTACATCATCGGCACGTCGGGCGGGGCGGCCCTGGGCGCAACCATCGCCCTCATGGTGCCGATTCAGATGAGCCTGTTCGGCTTCACGTTCGTGTCCGTCGCGGCGTTCGCGGGCGCGCTGGGGGCGGTGCTCGTGGTGTACAACGTGGCGCGGGTGGGCCCCCGCACGCCCGTTACCACGCTCCTGCTCACCGGCTTCGCCTTGAGTTCCGTCCTGGCAGCCATCATGTCGTTCCTCATGTTCATCTCCAACAACGCGCTGCGGCGCATCATCCTGTGGACGATGGGCGGGCTGTCGGGCGCGGGGTGGACGCAGTTGGCGGTGGTCATCCCCGTCGTCCTCGTCGCCCTGGCCATCACCTACACGCTGGCGCCCGACCTGAACGCCTTCCTGCTGGGCGATGAGCAGGCCGCCGCGCTGGGGGTGCATGTGGAGCGGCGCAAGTTGGCGTTCCTGGGCCTCGGCTCGTGGCTCACGGCAGCGGCGGTGTCGGTGAGCGGGCTGGTCGGGTTCGTGGGGCTGGTCGTCCCCCACGTGGTGCGGCTCATCATGGGGCCCGATCATCGCCTGCTGCTGCCGGCGTCCACGCTGGTGGGCGGCGTGTTCCTCGTGCTGGCCGACTTGCTGGCGCGGTCGCTGATGCC